The bacterium genome includes a region encoding these proteins:
- a CDS encoding DnaJ C-terminal domain-containing protein: MEFKDYYKILGVERTADKKAISQAFRKLARQHHPDVNRGSKDAEARFKEINEAYQVLNDPERRGKYDQLLELRQRGGGWEEALRRGAAPGGDGTFTVFSEGMGPEGLGQFSDFFQQVFGNAFRPGGRRRGRDAGPDVEDVLRQQTRSSRTGRRAGGEDVEGTVEITLEEAYAGTVRTVTIPDDRGTPRSIEVKIPRGVRAGQRIRAAGQANGADLYLVVQILPHPGFTRDQDDLMCEVAVPVWTAALGGEIEVPTLGGRVMMTVPLGTRDGRTFRLRGQGMPHLRGGGAGDLLAKVRLTLPDPLTPRDRELLEEMRRLHEQPAAKS, translated from the coding sequence ATGGAGTTCAAAGACTACTACAAGATCCTTGGCGTGGAACGAACCGCCGACAAAAAGGCGATCAGCCAGGCGTTTCGCAAACTGGCGCGCCAGCACCATCCCGACGTCAACCGCGGATCCAAGGACGCGGAAGCGCGCTTCAAGGAGATCAACGAGGCATACCAAGTCCTGAACGACCCCGAGCGCCGGGGGAAGTACGATCAGCTCCTCGAGCTCAGGCAGCGCGGCGGTGGATGGGAAGAGGCGCTGCGGCGCGGCGCCGCGCCGGGCGGCGACGGGACGTTCACCGTGTTCAGTGAGGGCATGGGACCGGAAGGCCTCGGCCAGTTCAGCGACTTCTTTCAGCAGGTGTTCGGCAACGCGTTTCGGCCGGGCGGGCGGCGCCGGGGGCGTGACGCCGGTCCGGACGTGGAGGACGTGCTCCGGCAGCAGACCCGGTCGTCGAGAACCGGACGGCGCGCGGGAGGAGAGGACGTCGAGGGGACCGTCGAGATCACGCTTGAGGAAGCGTACGCGGGTACCGTCCGAACGGTGACCATCCCCGACGACCGCGGGACTCCCCGCTCGATCGAGGTGAAGATCCCGCGGGGGGTGCGTGCCGGTCAGCGGATCCGCGCGGCGGGCCAGGCGAACGGCGCGGACTTGTATTTGGTCGTGCAGATCCTCCCGCACCCGGGGTTCACGCGCGACCAGGACGACCTGATGTGCGAGGTCGCCGTACCGGTGTGGACTGCGGCGCTCGGAGGCGAAATCGAGGTCCCGACGCTCGGCGGGAGGGTGATGATGACGGTCCCGCTCGGGACCCGTGACGGACGAACGTTCCGGCTGCGGGGACAGGGCATGCCCCACCTGCGCGGTGGAGGCGCGGGCGACCTCCTCGCGAAGGTCCGGCTCACGCTGCCGGATCCGCTGACCCCGCGCGACCGGGAGTTGCTCGAAGAGATGCGGCGGCTGCACGAACAGCCCGCCGCGAAATCGTAG
- a CDS encoding nucleotide exchange factor GrpE: MTTEHADGRPEAEGTPSPAGEGAARAARQPDETDDLGRLSPEELRERVREARAEAQRNWQQFLHSAADLENYKKLAIRDRQDAVERTRRQVLGVALGILDNLERALAFGTGHHDGASKALVDGLRMAHRQMLDQLAAIGVRPIESVGKPFDPRLHEAVGIAPPQGRGQAPGTIVAEVLRGYRLNDEVLRPAKVTVASERENGAREG, encoded by the coding sequence ATGACGACCGAACACGCCGACGGGCGACCCGAGGCAGAGGGCACACCGAGCCCCGCGGGGGAAGGCGCCGCGCGGGCCGCGCGACAGCCCGATGAGACGGACGATCTCGGCAGGCTGTCTCCCGAGGAGCTGCGCGAGCGAGTGCGCGAGGCTCGGGCCGAGGCGCAGCGGAACTGGCAACAGTTTCTCCACTCCGCGGCGGATCTGGAGAACTACAAGAAGCTCGCGATCCGCGACCGGCAGGACGCGGTCGAACGGACGCGCCGGCAGGTGCTCGGGGTAGCGCTGGGCATCCTCGACAACCTGGAGCGCGCACTTGCGTTCGGCACGGGGCACCACGATGGCGCGAGCAAGGCGCTGGTCGATGGGTTGCGCATGGCACACCGGCAGATGCTTGACCAACTCGCGGCGATCGGCGTTCGGCCGATCGAATCGGTCGGCAAGCCCTTCGATCCCCGCCTGCACGAGGCGGTGGGCATCGCCCCGCCGCAGGGACGGGGCCAGGCTCCCGGCACGATCGTCGCAGAGGTGCTTCGCGGCTATCGACTCAACGACGAGGTCCTTCGACCGGCGAAGGTGACGGTGGCCTCGGAACGGGAGAACGGAGCGCGTGAGGGTTAA
- the dnaK gene encoding molecular chaperone DnaK, producing the protein MAKVVGIDLGTTNSVIAAMIGGEPTVIPNAEGSRLTPSVVGFSKTGERLVGQMARRQAILNPENTVYSIKRFMGRRFGEVASERKIVPYKVEEGKNGTAVVNIPAAGKTFTPEEISAMILQKLKTDAEAYLGEKVEQAVITVPAYFNDAQRTATRNAGEIAGLKVLRIINEPTASALAYGRQLEQKHAKTILVFDLGGGTFDVSVLEIGEGVYEVKATNGDTHLGGDDFDERIVNWLADEFRKQQGIDLRADRQALQRLREASERAKIELSTVVQTSINLPFITADASGPKHLDMVLSRAKFDELTADLVERCIGPFKQALADAKLSEKDLDEVILVGGSTRMPSVQELVRRLTGKEPNKEVHPDEVVAVGAAIQAGVLAGEVREVVLLDVTPLSLGIETLGGVNTVLIPRNTTIPTRKTETFSTAEDGQTAVDIHVLQGERPMARDNRTLGKFLLDGIMPAPRGTPQVEVTFDIDANGILNVSAKDKATGREQSIKITGTGTLDKKEVDRLVREAETHAADDQRMRDAAEARNRGDSLAYQTERMLKEVGDKVSADERGKVETALAELKEAIKSDDAERIKQATEALQQASSKLGEEMYKRTTAGATAGAGAGGPGAQAGDQGSAGGDDVIDAEFKPSDKP; encoded by the coding sequence ATGGCAAAGGTTGTTGGTATCGATCTCGGTACGACGAACTCGGTGATCGCGGCGATGATTGGGGGCGAGCCCACGGTCATCCCGAACGCCGAGGGGAGCCGGCTCACGCCCTCCGTCGTCGGGTTCAGCAAGACCGGGGAGCGCTTGGTGGGCCAGATGGCCCGGCGGCAGGCGATCCTCAACCCCGAGAACACCGTGTACTCGATCAAACGCTTCATGGGCCGGCGCTTCGGCGAGGTCGCCTCTGAGCGCAAGATCGTGCCGTACAAGGTCGAGGAGGGGAAGAACGGCACCGCGGTGGTCAACATCCCGGCGGCGGGCAAGACGTTCACACCCGAGGAAATCTCCGCGATGATCTTGCAGAAGCTCAAGACCGACGCCGAGGCGTACCTGGGCGAGAAGGTCGAGCAGGCGGTCATCACCGTGCCCGCCTACTTCAACGACGCCCAGCGCACCGCGACGCGGAACGCTGGCGAGATCGCGGGCCTCAAGGTGCTCCGGATCATCAACGAGCCCACCGCGTCCGCGCTTGCGTACGGCCGGCAGCTCGAGCAGAAGCACGCGAAGACGATTCTCGTGTTCGACCTCGGCGGCGGGACGTTCGATGTCTCGGTCCTGGAGATCGGCGAGGGGGTGTACGAGGTCAAGGCGACGAACGGGGACACCCACCTCGGCGGCGACGACTTCGACGAGCGGATCGTCAACTGGCTGGCCGACGAGTTCCGCAAGCAGCAGGGCATCGACCTGCGGGCGGACCGGCAGGCGCTGCAGCGGTTGCGCGAGGCCTCGGAGCGGGCGAAGATCGAACTCAGCACCGTGGTGCAGACGTCGATCAACCTGCCGTTCATCACGGCGGACGCGTCGGGCCCGAAACATCTGGACATGGTGCTGAGCCGGGCCAAGTTCGACGAGCTGACCGCCGACCTGGTGGAACGGTGCATCGGACCGTTCAAGCAGGCGCTCGCGGACGCGAAGCTCTCCGAGAAGGATCTCGACGAGGTCATCCTGGTGGGCGGCTCGACGCGGATGCCGAGCGTGCAGGAGCTCGTCCGGCGCCTCACCGGGAAGGAACCGAACAAGGAAGTGCATCCGGACGAGGTCGTGGCCGTCGGCGCGGCGATCCAGGCCGGCGTGCTCGCCGGCGAGGTCCGGGAGGTCGTGCTGCTCGACGTGACGCCGCTGTCGCTCGGCATCGAGACGCTCGGCGGGGTCAACACGGTGCTGATCCCGCGGAACACGACGATCCCGACGCGCAAGACCGAGACGTTCAGCACCGCCGAGGACGGGCAGACCGCGGTGGACATCCACGTGCTGCAGGGCGAACGCCCGATGGCGCGGGACAACCGCACGCTCGGCAAGTTTCTCCTCGACGGGATCATGCCGGCACCGCGAGGGACGCCGCAGGTCGAGGTCACGTTCGACATCGACGCCAACGGCATTCTGAACGTGTCGGCGAAGGACAAGGCGACCGGCCGCGAGCAGTCGATCAAGATCACCGGGACCGGGACCCTCGACAAGAAGGAGGTCGACCGCCTCGTCAGAGAGGCCGAGACCCACGCCGCCGACGACCAGCGGATGCGCGATGCCGCGGAGGCCAGGAACCGCGGCGACAGCCTCGCGTACCAGACCGAGCGGATGCTCAAGGAAGTCGGCGACAAAGTCTCCGCCGACGAGCGGGGCAAGGTCGAGACCGCGCTCGCCGAGCTCAAGGAGGCCATCAAGTCGGACGACGCCGAGCGCATCAAGCAGGCGACCGAGGCGCTGCAGCAGGCCAGCTCCAAGTTGGGCGAGGAGATGTACAAGCGGACGACCGCGGGGGCAACCGCGGGAGCCGGCGCCGGCGGGCCCGGCGCACAGGCGGGAGATCAAGGGAGCGCGGGCGGCGACGACGTGATCGACGCCGAGTTCAAGCCGTCCGACAAGCCGTAA
- a CDS encoding Hsp20/alpha crystallin family protein, which yields MSIMRWDPFDEVGTLRRSMERMFDEFFTPRQAVRNATGTIVWEPAVEMFETQDSVVVRAELPNVDPKTVDVTVTNDAITLKGETKRGEEQKGRNFYRRELRYGAFTRTLPLATEVKSAEAKATYKDGLLELSVPKSERVKPTSVKVQIDS from the coding sequence ATGAGCATTATGCGCTGGGATCCGTTCGACGAAGTCGGCACGCTGCGGCGGTCGATGGAGCGGATGTTCGACGAGTTCTTCACACCGCGGCAGGCGGTGCGAAATGCGACCGGGACGATCGTGTGGGAGCCAGCCGTGGAGATGTTTGAAACCCAGGACAGCGTCGTCGTCCGGGCGGAGCTGCCGAACGTCGACCCGAAGACGGTCGATGTCACCGTCACCAACGACGCGATCACCCTGAAGGGTGAGACGAAGCGCGGGGAAGAGCAGAAGGGCCGCAACTTCTATCGGCGCGAGCTCCGGTACGGGGCGTTCACGCGGACGCTGCCGCTCGCGACCGAGGTAAAGAGCGCGGAGGCCAAGGCGACCTACAAGGACGGCCTCCTCGAGCTCAGCGTGCCGAAGTCGGAGCGGGTGAAGCCGACGTCGGTGAAGGTCCAGATCGACAGCTAG
- a CDS encoding MerR family transcriptional regulator, which translates to MKDRAPDTPVYVISIAADLTGCHPRTLRIYEERGLLTPVRRHRIRLYSEQDIQRVRLIRFLTEERGLNLAGVRLLLEIQEHYHEELTWVFEGGLPQTEAQGRHPDDTRAMGNAETNRTRRQGGRGR; encoded by the coding sequence GTGAAGGATCGAGCGCCGGATACGCCGGTCTATGTGATCAGCATCGCCGCGGACCTGACGGGGTGCCACCCGAGGACGCTGCGGATATATGAAGAGCGGGGGCTGTTGACGCCCGTCCGCCGGCACCGGATCCGTTTGTACTCCGAGCAGGACATCCAACGGGTCAGGCTGATCCGGTTCTTGACGGAGGAACGGGGACTGAACCTCGCCGGGGTGCGCCTGCTGCTGGAGATTCAGGAGCACTACCACGAGGAGCTGACCTGGGTGTTCGAGGGCGGGCTTCCGCAGACCGAGGCGCAGGGGAGGCATCCCGACGACACACGGGCAATGGGCAACGCCGAAACCAATAGAACACGGAGGCAAGGAGGGCGAGGACGATGA
- the trxA gene encoding thioredoxin, whose translation MATKPASVTEKTFDTDVLKAGTPVLVDFWATWCGPCKMIAPIVEEIAGEYEGKLRVMKLDVDENSGIAARYSIMSIPTLGIFRSGELVERIVGYMPKEALKKRIDAALS comes from the coding sequence ATGGCAACGAAGCCTGCGAGCGTGACGGAGAAGACGTTCGACACCGATGTGCTGAAGGCGGGCACGCCGGTGCTGGTGGATTTTTGGGCCACGTGGTGTGGCCCATGCAAGATGATCGCCCCGATCGTCGAGGAAATTGCGGGAGAATATGAAGGCAAGCTGCGCGTGATGAAGCTCGACGTGGACGAGAACAGCGGGATCGCGGCGCGGTACAGCATCATGAGCATCCCAACGCTCGGCATCTTCCGGTCGGGTGAACTCGTGGAGCGGATCGTCGGCTACATGCCGAAAGAGGCCCTCAAGAAGCGCATCGACGCGGCGCTCAGCTAG
- a CDS encoding tetratricopeptide repeat protein, which translates to MSAQGPSPFLAEGEERLAVEDWDGAVAAFQKAIAAAPSSALAHSKLGVAYVHKRQWDDAHASFSKAVQLDPRYAPAHSNLGNVYRERGRLDEAVACYQKAIAMDPDYWIAHQNLGIVYKQQGRVGDAVREFKTATRLSLRSGARGSRLDAPLKGTAAGRSGRMGCLGAGGMSVLLLVAMARWPRW; encoded by the coding sequence ATGAGCGCTCAAGGTCCGTCTCCGTTTCTGGCTGAGGGAGAAGAGCGGCTGGCCGTCGAGGATTGGGACGGTGCGGTTGCGGCATTTCAGAAAGCCATCGCTGCCGCGCCGTCGTCGGCGCTTGCCCACAGCAAACTGGGGGTCGCCTACGTCCACAAGCGCCAGTGGGATGACGCGCACGCGTCGTTCTCAAAGGCGGTCCAACTCGACCCGCGATACGCGCCAGCGCACAGCAACCTCGGGAACGTCTATCGCGAGCGCGGCCGGCTGGACGAAGCGGTGGCGTGCTATCAAAAAGCGATCGCGATGGATCCGGACTACTGGATCGCCCACCAGAATCTCGGGATCGTGTACAAGCAGCAGGGCCGCGTCGGCGACGCGGTGCGGGAGTTCAAGACTGCCACGAGGCTCTCCCTCCGGTCGGGGGCCAGAGGCTCCCGCCTGGACGCCCCGCTGAAGGGCACCGCCGCCGGGCGATCGGGCCGGATGGGATGCCTCGGCGCCGGGGGAATGAGCGTCCTCCTGCTGGTCGCGATGGCACGTTGGCCGCGGTGGTGA
- a CDS encoding reverse transcriptase-like protein → MTTGRVSATKTIHVYVAAAPPVDGRAGMGVVFVDAQGRILRRIGRTLQGVQNRDLAAFRGILYALWNSRRLGSRWVVVHSDTPEVVEQINGTRDVDPAYVGPYLEIRALLHAYRAARVKADATAWGHEAAAVAAAAREHDTDDTVEDLPLWAAQPPLERSTA, encoded by the coding sequence ATGACGACGGGTAGGGTGAGCGCGACAAAGACGATCCACGTGTACGTTGCCGCCGCACCGCCAGTCGACGGCCGGGCCGGCATGGGCGTGGTCTTCGTGGATGCGCAGGGGCGCATTCTGCGCCGCATCGGACGCACGCTCCAGGGGGTTCAGAACCGGGATCTTGCCGCGTTCCGCGGCATCCTCTACGCCCTGTGGAACTCCCGGCGCCTCGGATCGCGATGGGTCGTCGTGCACAGCGACACGCCCGAAGTGGTTGAGCAGATCAACGGGACCCGCGACGTCGACCCGGCGTACGTCGGTCCGTATCTGGAGATCCGCGCGTTGCTGCACGCATATCGCGCGGCCCGGGTCAAAGCGGACGCGACCGCATGGGGGCATGAGGCGGCCGCCGTGGCCGCGGCCGCGAGAGAACACGATACGGACGACACCGTCGAAGATCTCCCCCTGTGGGCGGCGCAGCCGCCTCTCGAACGCTCGACGGCATAG